The genomic segment GGGATGGGGCTGGGCGGCATCGCCCTGGCTTGCCTCCTCGGCCCTGCCAAAGCCCTGGGCGCTGAGGGCGCCGCCAATCCGCGCGGCGGTGTCCTGGGCGCGCCCCATTTCCTGCCCAAGGCCAAACGGGTCATTTATCTCTTTATGGCGGGCGGGCCGTCGCAGCTCGAAACCTTCGATTACAAGCCGCTGCTCAACCAGCGCAACGGCGAGAGCCTTCCGGACTCCGTCCGCATGGGCCAGCGTCTCACCGGTATGTCGGGCAACCAGGCCGTGCTGCCCCTGGCCGGCTCCATCTTCAAATTCCAACAATACGGCAATGCCGGTCTCTGGGTCAGCGAACTGCTCCCGCACACCGCAAAAATCGCCGACGACCTCTGCGTCGTGCGCTCCCTCTACACCGAGGCCATCAACCATGACCCGGCCATCACCTTCATGCAGACCGGCTCCCAGCTCTCGGGGCGTCCCAGCTTCGGCGCCTGGCTCAATTATGGGTTGGGCAGCGACAACGAAAACCTCCCGGCCTTTGTCGTGCTGATCACACCCGGCAAAGTCGATCAACCCCTCTATGCCAGGCTTTGGGGCAGCGGCTTTCTGCCTTCCGAATACCAGGGCATCCAGTTCCGCTCAGGTAAAGAACCCGTTCTGTACCTCGATAACCCGGCCGGCATCTCCGGCCACGCCCGGCGACTCATGCTCGACCGGCTCCGCGAACTGCACCAGGTCCAGAAGCCCCAATTCGGCGACTCCGAAATCGACGCCCGCATTGGCCAATACGAGATGGCATTCCGCCTTCAGTCTTCCATCCCCGAGGTGGTCGATTCCTCGAAAGAACCCGACCGCATCTTCGAGATGTATGGACCCGATTCGCGCAAACCGGGCACCTTCGCCGCTAATTGTCTTTTGGCCCGCCGCCTCGCCGAGAAAGGCGTCAAATTCATCCAGCTCTATCACCAGGGCTGGGACCAGCACGGCAACCTCCCCAAAGGCATCGCCGTTCAATGCAAAGAAACCGACCAGCCCGCCGCTGCGCTCATCCTCGACCTCAAACAACGCGGCCTCCTCGACGACACCCTCGTCATCTGGGGCGGCGAATTTGGCCGCACAAACTATTCCCAGGGCAAACTCACCGCTACCGATTACGGGCGCGATCATCATCCCCGCTGTTTCACCACCTGGATGGCTGGCGGCGGCGTCAAACCGGGCCTGGTCTATGGCGAGACCTGTGAATTCGGCTACAACATCGTCAAAGACCCGGTCCACGTCCATGACTTCCATGCCACGCTCTTGCGCCTCCTCGGCATCGACCACGAGCGCCTCACCTTCAACTACCAGGGCCGTCAATTCCGCCTAACCGACGTCAGCGGCAACGTCATCTATCCGCTCATCGCCTGATGTTGGTCAAACGTCCGGCCGAATCACATACAGACGACGGGCGCGGGCGTTCAACAGTTGAGCCAAGTCGTGATAGATGCGCCAGTCGCGCGAGCGGTTGGCGTCGGCCACTGTGCTGTGAGCAAAGCTCGAGCGCTCGAGCGAAAACCCCACGTCGCTGACCGTCCCCCCGCCTCCTTGCCAAGGACGACGGCATCCGGTTCATTTCCAACGTTCGAGGCCAACCCTCGATGTGCCCAGAAGAAAGCTCCATAGGAGCGACATGTTTATAGCCACACGGCCCCCGGAATTCAGCCAAGCTCCGTAGGAGCGGCACGGCGGGGGCTTTCAAACCATTCAACCATTCAACCATTCAAGGACGGGCCGAACCAATCCGGCGTGGGGATGTGCCGCTCCTAACGGAGATTTACGGCCCTCGAACCAAAGAGGCGCTGGCCACCGCCCGCCGCCCGGCCCCCCAGTTGAAAATCGCGTTCATCCAGAAGTTCCACAACGTGACCAGCAGGATCGCCAGCAGATTTTGCAAGGTACAGGTTGAACCCGAAACGCCGGTAAAACAGGTTCAGCAACAGCACCGCGAACCCGATTCCCACGCCGCAGATGGCCTGGAACTTCACCAGCCTGCGCAGTGAGGCCCATCTCCCGTTGTCGACCGCGCTCAGAGCACGGAATGTCCAGACCTCATTCAGAAGGAAGTTGCTCAACATGGCCAACTCCGCCGAGCAGAGCTTGCTCAGGCCGACGTTCCAGCCAAGTCCCATCGCAAGCACGTGGAGCACCGCCATATCGACCAGCAATCCACTTGTCCCCACAACGCAGAACTTGAGGAATTGCCGGAGGCGCAGCCGAAGCGCGAAAGCCTTGATTGCCGGCGTCATTCCGATCCTTCAAGGCTTGCGCCGGGGTAAAGCGCGCTGAATGCCGCGCCAAAGTTTGTGTTCATCAGGTCTCGGCCTTTCGCGCTATAAAACTCGATAGCCACGGGTCTGTCTTGGGAGTCGGTCACCTGGTTTAAATACAGGGTGCGTTGCCGGGCCGTCGGGCGCGTCGCGCTTTCATATTGGAAAAATGCCTTATAGCGTTCCGACTGAATACAGAATCGAACCGGGTCCCCGTCGGCGTTTTCAGCCGTGATGACCACTTCGTCGGTGGTCTTCCGGAACAGGGACTGCCCGTCAAAGGCGTTGGTGACCTCAATGCCCAGGCAGTCCAGCAGCGTGGGGAGAAGGTCCACGTGGCTGGCCAGCGGAAGGCGGTGGCGCAGTTCGCCTGGCGAGGCCATGCCCGCCGGAAGCCGCAGGAGAAAAGGAATGTGTGTCTGCGGACGGAACAGATTGCTGGCGTGCAGCAGCTTTCCGTGTTCGAGAAACTCCTCGCCGTGGTCGCCGGTTACTGCGATTAGCGCTTGAGCATACTGACCCTTCTGTTTCAGAGCCGATAACACCTCCCCGATGAGGCGGTCTTGGAAATGGAGGGCATTGCGGTAGCGGTTCATGATTAGGCGCAACTGCTGCCGGCTGATGTTGAAATCGGCGTAGTTCCAAGCGCTGGCGTAAGGAGTGAACGGGGCCGGGTCGCTCGCAGGCCAATCATAATCGTGGTGAGTGGAATGGTAAAAAATGAGGAACAACCGTCTTCCGGGCGGGCTTTCGAGCGCCTCGAGCATTGCCTTGTTGACCGCCAGATCCCGAGCCGGCGCGTCCCCAATCCCCTGTTTCTGAGCGTCGAACATCGAGTCGCATAGTTCCAATCTATCGCCAAAGGCGATCTTATCGATTTCGTGGTAGTCGAGTGTGCTGCTGCAGAACACGTCGATGCGGTAGCCCGCCCGTTTCAAAAGGGCGATGGGCGCGCTCCCAAAGCGCCGCGCGCTCCTCTTGGCCATGCCGAACCGCAATCCGTAGTTGGCCGTCAGCAGTGAATACCAGGAGATATGGCTCGCGTTTCCTGAAGCGAGCGCGTCCGGAAAAGGGAGGCACTCGGTGGAAAACGCCGCCAGGTTGGGCGTGATTTCACGCGTGATGAAATCACCCCGGGCGCTCTCAAGAACAAAGAGGAAAATGTCGGGCTGGCTCGCGAGGCTCTTCTCGCCGGCAATTACCCTGTCCAAAGTTCCATGGCCGCTTTCAGGAGCCCTCAGGGCCGGCACTTGATATTTGCGGCCAGGGACCGGCACCCTGCCGCCAAAATAGAACGGCAGGGCGGCCTTCAATTCGCCAAAGCTCCAAACCCACTGCTCGTCATCGCCGGTGCTCAATATCTGGCACACCAGCATGAAATACCCCCCAATCGCCACAACCCGGGTGGCTCGCATTGTGAAGCCCCATCCCAACCGGCGGGTTTCCGTCGCGAAGGCAAACATCAGAATTGCCACTGCGATGCCCGCCGCCCAGGCCAGCCAGACATGCAGGACCCGACTCGGGATGCCGGTGTGGACCCAGTTGATCCCCAGGTGCGAGACGCCGTCCTGGCAGAGGATGCTCAGCCCGCGAGGCAGGTGGATGGCCATCAATTTGTACAGGATAAAATCGATGTAGAGCGCGCCCAGGAAAAGATAGACGCCGGTCACAAAAGCAATTCGCAAAAACCGGCCACAGCTCTCTGCCAAAAAGCCATCCGCAAGCAGGATAAGCAGGAAAACGAGCAGCGTCTGACAACCCAGGAACGCCA from the Verrucomicrobiia bacterium genome contains:
- a CDS encoding DUF1501 domain-containing protein, giving the protein MGLGGIALACLLGPAKALGAEGAANPRGGVLGAPHFLPKAKRVIYLFMAGGPSQLETFDYKPLLNQRNGESLPDSVRMGQRLTGMSGNQAVLPLAGSIFKFQQYGNAGLWVSELLPHTAKIADDLCVVRSLYTEAINHDPAITFMQTGSQLSGRPSFGAWLNYGLGSDNENLPAFVVLITPGKVDQPLYARLWGSGFLPSEYQGIQFRSGKEPVLYLDNPAGISGHARRLMLDRLRELHQVQKPQFGDSEIDARIGQYEMAFRLQSSIPEVVDSSKEPDRIFEMYGPDSRKPGTFAANCLLARRLAEKGVKFIQLYHQGWDQHGNLPKGIAVQCKETDQPAAALILDLKQRGLLDDTLVIWGGEFGRTNYSQGKLTATDYGRDHHPRCFTTWMAGGGVKPGLVYGETCEFGYNIVKDPVHVHDFHATLLRLLGIDHERLTFNYQGRQFRLTDVSGNVIYPLIA
- a CDS encoding GtrA family protein codes for the protein MTPAIKAFALRLRLRQFLKFCVVGTSGLLVDMAVLHVLAMGLGWNVGLSKLCSAELAMLSNFLLNEVWTFRALSAVDNGRWASLRRLVKFQAICGVGIGFAVLLLNLFYRRFGFNLYLAKSAGDPAGHVVELLDERDFQLGGRAAGGGQRLFGSRAVNLR
- a CDS encoding sulfatase-like hydrolase/transferase is translated as WGLLSWKARLRPLVWLPGLAYYCWLDGLVFGALDYTSGVYKVQAVAFLGCQTLLVFLLILLADGFLAESCGRFLRIAFVTGVYLFLGALYIDFILYKLMAIHLPRGLSILCQDGVSHLGINWVHTGIPSRVLHVWLAWAAGIAVAILMFAFATETRRLGWGFTMRATRVVAIGGYFMLVCQILSTGDDEQWVWSFGELKAALPFYFGGRVPVPGRKYQVPALRAPESGHGTLDRVIAGEKSLASQPDIFLFVLESARGDFITREITPNLAAFSTECLPFPDALASGNASHISWYSLLTANYGLRFGMAKRSARRFGSAPIALLKRAGYRIDVFCSSTLDYHEIDKIAFGDRLELCDSMFDAQKQGIGDAPARDLAVNKAMLEALESPPGRRLFLIFYHSTHHDYDWPASDPAPFTPYASAWNYADFNISRQQLRLIMNRYRNALHFQDRLIGEVLSALKQKGQYAQALIAVTGDHGEEFLEHGKLLHASNLFRPQTHIPFLLRLPAGMASPGELRHRLPLASHVDLLPTLLDCLGIEVTNAFDGQSLFRKTTDEVVITAENADGDPVRFCIQSERYKAFFQYESATRPTARQRTLYLNQVTDSQDRPVAIEFYSAKGRDLMNTNFGAAFSALYPGASLEGSE